A window from Vicinamibacteria bacterium encodes these proteins:
- a CDS encoding DUF2182 domain-containing protein: protein MSMAWMRMPGQTWLDAAAAFMGMWMVMMVAMMLPSLVPMLTGYRGSVAGVGTARLDALTTLVGGGYFAIWAVFGAAAYPVGIAVGAAEMRWPAVARFVPVATGLVLLLAGGVQLTAWKARHLGHCRAACGCGPRLSPDAPSAWRHGLHLGAQCSLCCSGFILILLATGVMDLRIMTVMAGAITAERLAPWPDRVARVAGVVVIVIAVFVIARSLGVISG from the coding sequence ATGTCCATGGCGTGGATGAGGATGCCCGGGCAGACATGGCTGGACGCGGCCGCTGCCTTCATGGGTATGTGGATGGTGATGATGGTGGCCATGATGCTGCCGTCTCTGGTGCCCATGCTGACGGGGTACCGTGGCTCCGTTGCGGGCGTGGGGACGGCTCGTCTAGACGCCCTTACGACGCTCGTGGGCGGGGGCTACTTCGCGATATGGGCTGTGTTCGGGGCAGCGGCGTACCCGGTCGGCATCGCGGTGGGGGCGGCCGAGATGCGATGGCCGGCGGTTGCGCGGTTTGTGCCCGTCGCCACTGGCCTCGTCCTCCTCTTGGCCGGCGGCGTTCAGCTCACGGCGTGGAAGGCCCGCCATCTCGGCCACTGTCGGGCCGCATGCGGCTGCGGGCCTCGGCTGTCTCCCGACGCCCCAAGCGCATGGCGGCACGGCCTCCACCTCGGCGCGCAGTGCAGTTTGTGCTGCTCCGGGTTCATACTGATCCTGCTGGCGACGGGCGTGATGGATCTGAGGATCATGACGGTAATGGCCGGAGCAATTACCGCGGAACGGCTCGCGCCCTGGCCCGATCGCGTTGCCCGGGTCGCGGGCGTCGTCGTTATCGTCATTGCGGTCTTCGTGATCGCGCGAAGCCTGGGCGTGATTTCGGGCTAG
- a CDS encoding DinB family protein, whose amino-acid sequence MSANGLPCLDLLEATPAVLRGLMTGLSYDDVRWKPAPDRFSIGEVLAHLSHSESHCYRMRVDRFLAEERPALEPDDAQFHLELYRRADPEDSFDHFEEQRETNVEFLRDLPVGAGQRTAHHQEAGEITLEQMMHEWAMHDLGHIRQIAELVRARKHWEAAGPLGKSYELKP is encoded by the coding sequence ATGAGTGCAAACGGACTGCCGTGCCTCGACCTGCTTGAAGCCACCCCCGCCGTTCTACGCGGTCTGATGACCGGGCTTTCGTACGACGACGTGCGCTGGAAGCCCGCCCCCGACCGCTTCTCGATCGGTGAAGTTCTGGCCCATCTCTCGCACAGCGAGAGCCACTGCTATCGGATGCGGGTCGACCGGTTCCTCGCCGAGGAGCGACCCGCACTCGAACCGGATGACGCGCAGTTTCACCTGGAGCTCTACCGTCGCGCGGACCCCGAAGATTCCTTCGACCACTTCGAGGAACAGCGCGAGACCAACGTGGAGTTTCTACGGGACCTGCCCGTTGGCGCCGGACAGCGCACGGCGCACCATCAGGAGGCGGGCGAGATCACCCTGGAACAAATGATGCACGAGTGGGCCATGCACGACTTGGGGCACATCCGCCAGATCGCCGAGCTGGTGCGGGCGCGCAAACATTGGGAAGCCGCCGGACCGCTTGGCAAATCCTACGAGCTGAAACCGTGA
- a CDS encoding DJ-1/PfpI family protein, which yields MKRRDLLKSSTALGVMAATAGLALRGRSGDAGTLKGPDRNTLPVKPLPLKPPAQGEIPVAFLVSEGAVVIDFCGPWEVFQDVSLPGRQAQAFRLYTVGETTTPVRASGGMKIVPDYTFATAPAPKVLVIPAQSGRSDATLEWIRKATRNTDVTMSVCTGAFLLAKTGLLSGKAATTHHSGYRGFAIEFPDVQLRRGARFVEEGNLATAGGLSSGIDLALRVVERYFGREVATATAYQMEYQGQGWMNPDSNEVYAEGRTSTEKHPLCPVCEMDVDPAIAPKSAYKGKTYYFCSSDHKEDFDAAPDKFTKEIKPQ from the coding sequence ATGAAGAGAAGAGACTTGCTCAAGAGCTCGACGGCACTTGGTGTGATGGCCGCTACAGCGGGGCTGGCCCTTCGTGGACGCTCGGGGGACGCCGGAACGCTCAAGGGCCCAGACCGCAACACGCTACCCGTCAAACCGCTTCCGCTCAAGCCTCCCGCCCAAGGTGAAATCCCTGTAGCCTTTCTGGTTTCGGAGGGCGCAGTTGTCATCGACTTCTGCGGTCCCTGGGAGGTCTTCCAGGACGTCAGCCTCCCCGGCCGCCAGGCCCAGGCGTTCCGTCTATACACAGTAGGGGAGACGACCACGCCCGTGCGCGCCAGCGGCGGGATGAAGATCGTCCCCGACTACACCTTCGCGACCGCTCCCGCGCCCAAGGTCCTCGTCATCCCTGCCCAGAGTGGGCGAAGCGACGCGACGCTGGAGTGGATCCGCAAGGCAACGCGCAACACCGACGTCACCATGTCGGTCTGCACGGGAGCCTTTCTGCTCGCCAAGACGGGTCTTCTCTCGGGTAAGGCCGCTACGACCCACCACAGCGGGTACCGCGGCTTCGCCATCGAGTTCCCCGATGTTCAGCTCAGGCGCGGGGCGAGGTTCGTCGAAGAAGGCAATCTCGCCACCGCCGGTGGCCTTTCGTCCGGCATCGACCTCGCACTGCGCGTAGTCGAACGCTATTTTGGCCGGGAGGTGGCTACCGCGACCGCCTATCAGATGGAATATCAGGGCCAAGGCTGGATGAACCCGGATTCGAACGAGGTCTACGCCGAAGGACGCACCTCCACGGAGAAGCATCCGCTTTGTCCCGTTTGCGAAATGGATGTCGACCCGGCGATTGCACCAAAGTCCGCTTACAAGGGCAAGACCTACTACTTCTGCTCGTCGGACCACAAGGAGGACTTTGACGCGGCCCCGGACAAGTTTACGAAAGAGATCAAGCCGCAGTGA
- a CDS encoding DJ-1/PfpI family protein, translated as MSKRSSLKGGLAHARTLRVAMLAYPDVQMLDVMGPLEVFSRTSRWLRDNGKREDDAYSLEIIGLTRGVLRASSGLRLYADRRFEEVGRGIDTLLIAGGKGAERYRALAPLVRWIRRQAGWVKRLASVCTGAFFLGEAGLLKGRRATTHWDWCGRLAKRYPDVDVVSDPIFVREGQIYTSAGVTAGMDLALAMVEEDQGRDVALAVARELVMFLQRPGGQAQFSAQLAVQLAEREPVRDLQTYILDHPREDLTVETLAGRVGMSPRNFARVFSREVGMTPARFVTSARVETARRLLEESLEALETICSMSGLGTPESMRRAFMRSVGIPPGQYRKRFSLHQPGAERPRPPARGRLELKRLRTPARTAASWSLPGDKAHLAARRKGGRG; from the coding sequence ATGTCGAAGCGCTCATCGCTCAAAGGGGGATTGGCCCATGCGCGGACGCTGCGGGTTGCCATGCTCGCGTATCCGGACGTCCAGATGCTGGATGTCATGGGGCCGCTCGAGGTCTTCTCGCGGACATCGCGATGGCTTCGGGACAATGGCAAGCGAGAAGACGACGCCTACAGCCTCGAGATCATCGGACTGACACGGGGGGTCCTCCGGGCGTCGTCGGGACTTCGTCTGTACGCCGATCGTCGTTTCGAGGAGGTTGGCCGGGGGATCGACACCCTCCTGATCGCAGGAGGGAAGGGAGCGGAGCGCTACCGCGCGCTGGCGCCGTTGGTTCGCTGGATCCGGCGCCAGGCTGGCTGGGTCAAGCGGCTCGCCTCGGTCTGCACGGGAGCCTTTTTCCTGGGCGAGGCGGGCCTCTTGAAAGGGCGCCGGGCCACCACGCACTGGGACTGGTGCGGCCGGCTGGCCAAGCGCTATCCGGACGTCGACGTTGTGTCGGACCCGATCTTTGTTCGGGAGGGCCAGATCTACACCTCAGCTGGCGTCACCGCGGGCATGGATCTCGCGCTGGCCATGGTGGAGGAGGACCAGGGGCGTGATGTCGCCCTTGCCGTGGCACGCGAGCTCGTCATGTTCCTGCAGCGGCCCGGGGGCCAGGCGCAATTCAGCGCTCAGCTCGCCGTGCAGTTGGCGGAGCGTGAGCCGGTCCGTGACCTCCAGACGTACATCCTCGATCACCCTCGCGAGGACCTGACGGTCGAGACGCTCGCCGGCCGTGTGGGCATGAGCCCGCGTAACTTCGCCCGGGTCTTCAGTCGTGAGGTGGGGATGACCCCGGCCCGTTTCGTCACCTCCGCCCGCGTCGAGACGGCGCGCCGGCTCCTCGAGGAGTCGCTGGAGGCCCTGGAGACGATCTGCTCCATGAGCGGGCTCGGCACGCCGGAGTCCATGCGACGGGCCTTCATGCGCAGCGTCGGTATCCCGCCGGGCCAGTATCGGAAGCGCTTCAGCCTGCATCAACCGGGCGCAGAGCGTCCGCGCCCGCCGGCCCGGGGCCGCCTGGAGCTGAAGCGGCTGAGAACCCCGGCGCGAACGGCCGCGTCTTGGTCATTGCCCGGCGACAAAGCCCATCTGGCAGCTCGTCGTAAGGGGGGTCGGGGGTAA
- a CDS encoding tetratricopeptide repeat protein: MRICDGRGLLLVFLSNAWAAPSVASQVLDAAYRVKQETATELLAQGKRLEALPLLEELVKANPTDDAMLVALAASLVDHAATLANQEAAGRERLRARNLLDKAWDLGNRSPLALNLSELLRHLPASGAIKFSDSPQVEKLMRAGEAAFSRRDFAEAVTDYTRALELEPTNYAAALFIGNAYHKQNQFAQGAAWYERAIQLDPNVETAYRYYADMLALEGDMAKARKMLIQAVVAEPYNRMVWRELRAWANLNGARVNEVYIGVPPAPKDLPTAHPPSPDVASAWQAYRNARANWQSGGRFTQRFPEEKENRHSLAEESDALGAAAEVLENLKAKGTIEELLTADQSASLLLTLRQAGLLEAYVLFSLGDGGIARDYSAYRTKNRNKLEEYLDKFVVPTVR; this comes from the coding sequence GTGCGCATCTGTGATGGCCGTGGCCTTCTTCTCGTATTCCTCTCAAATGCCTGGGCGGCACCCTCGGTTGCCTCACAGGTCTTGGATGCCGCTTACCGGGTCAAGCAAGAAACGGCCACCGAGCTCTTAGCGCAGGGCAAGCGCCTGGAAGCGCTCCCTCTCTTGGAAGAGCTAGTGAAAGCCAACCCCACAGACGATGCCATGCTTGTTGCCTTGGCGGCGTCCTTGGTCGATCACGCAGCAACTCTGGCCAATCAAGAGGCGGCGGGAAGGGAACGGCTTCGCGCCCGCAACCTTCTGGACAAGGCATGGGATCTCGGCAATAGGAGCCCGTTGGCGCTGAATCTGTCGGAGCTACTGCGACACCTGCCGGCGAGCGGCGCCATCAAGTTCTCTGACAGCCCGCAAGTGGAAAAGCTGATGCGTGCCGGGGAGGCTGCCTTCTCACGGCGCGACTTCGCCGAGGCCGTCACTGACTACACGAGGGCGTTGGAACTGGAGCCCACGAACTACGCTGCCGCGCTCTTCATCGGCAACGCGTACCACAAGCAGAATCAATTCGCCCAAGGTGCCGCATGGTATGAGCGCGCGATCCAGCTCGACCCGAACGTTGAAACCGCCTATCGCTACTATGCAGACATGTTGGCCCTGGAGGGTGACATGGCCAAGGCGCGGAAGATGCTGATTCAGGCGGTCGTTGCCGAACCGTATAACCGAATGGTCTGGCGCGAATTGCGGGCCTGGGCGAATCTCAATGGCGCCCGCGTCAACGAGGTCTACATTGGTGTTCCTCCCGCGCCAAAGGACTTGCCGACCGCCCATCCGCCGTCGCCGGACGTTGCCAGCGCTTGGCAGGCATACCGCAACGCCAGGGCGAATTGGCAGAGTGGGGGCAGGTTCACGCAGCGCTTTCCCGAGGAGAAAGAAAACAGGCACAGCTTGGCGGAAGAGTCCGACGCTCTCGGTGCTGCGGCCGAGGTGCTCGAGAACCTGAAAGCCAAGGGGACGATCGAGGAATTGCTGACCGCTGACCAATCCGCCAGCCTGCTGCTGACGCTACGGCAGGCCGGCCTGCTTGAGGCTTACGTGCTGTTCAGCTTGGGCGATGGCGGCATCGCCCGCGATTACAGCGCTTATCGGACCAAGAATCGCAACAAGTTAGAAGAGTATTTGGACAAGTTCGTGGTACCGACTGTGCGCTAG